Below is a window of Moraxella nasibovis DNA.
GACAAAATCCCAATTATTAACAACAGGCTCAATAATTACCTGCCGTCCTTGCTTTTTGATTTTGACTTCTGTGCCTTCAAAACGAAAGGCTTTGGGTAGGCGGACGGCTTGGCTGTTGCCTGTCCAAAACAGTTTTGCGGTGGCGGTTTGGCTCATTGAACACTCCAAAAAATAGCTATACTTTATAGCTATTATACGTCAATTTTTACCAAAATCAACCTAAGCCA
It encodes the following:
- a CDS encoding antitoxin — its product is MSQTATAKLFWTGNSQAVRLPKAFRFEGTEVKIKKQGRQVIIEPVVNNWDFVKDLEPFDESMERAIAELRNDPITERDWSAFE